Part of the Anaerobacillus alkaliphilus genome, ATATGCTGATGGTACCCGCCTAGGAGAACGAGAAGGAGATCAACCGCAGTTTGACCCTGGTGTTTTAACGGAAGGGGACAAGACGTATCTATATACTGGTTTTTGTCCGACTGGAGATAGGTCGAGAAAAGGGCCGATGGCAACAGTTCTTGGAGCAGACATGCTTACAATTATAGAAGAACCGGCGTTTCTTGCTCCTAGTGAGCCTTATAGTGAAGGAAGTAGTTTTATGGGGCATGAGTTCTTTGAAGCACCTTCAGTGAGAAAAATCGGCGATACCTACTATTTTATTTATTCTTCAATCGTTTTCCATGAACTTTGTTATGCTACGAGCAAACATCCGACGAAAGGCTTTGAATATCAAGGTGTGATTGTCAGCAATAATGATCTTCATATTGACTCATATAAACCTGCCGATAAACCGATGTTTTACGGTGGGAATAACCATGGTAGTATCGTTGAAATAAACAATCAATGGTATATCTTCTATCATCGACATACGAATGGTTCTAACTTCTGCCGTCAAGGTTGTATAGAGCCAATTGAAATATTAAACGATGGGACAATTCCTCAAGTAGAAATGACTTCATGTGGTCCCAACGGGGGAGCATTACTGGGTCGTGGTGAGTATCCAGCGTATATAGCGTGCAATCTGTTCTACCGTATAGAGGAAAAGTATTCAGGCGATCTATGGATGGATAGTCATTTTCCTAAGATCACTCAGGATGGTAAAGATGGCG contains:
- a CDS encoding family 43 glycosylhydrolase, whose amino-acid sequence is MKKQGLNPYLPSWEYIPDGEPHVFNERVYVYGSHDRFNGHVYCLNDYVCYSAPVADLSDWKYEGVIYRKTDDPLNPTGHMCLYAPDVTLGPDGRYYLYYVLDKISIVSVAVSDTPAGKYEFYGYVKYADGTRLGEREGDQPQFDPGVLTEGDKTYLYTGFCPTGDRSRKGPMATVLGADMLTIIEEPAFLAPSEPYSEGSSFMGHEFFEAPSVRKIGDTYYFIYSSIVFHELCYATSKHPTKGFEYQGVIVSNNDLHIDSYKPADKPMFYGGNNHGSIVEINNQWYIFYHRHTNGSNFCRQGCIEPIEILNDGTIPQVEMTSCGPNGGALLGRGEYPAYIACNLFYRIEEKYSGDLWMDSHFPKITQDGKDGDEEIGYITNMLDSATAGFKYFDCKDVKTVKIKVRGYCNGAFEVKTAWDGQALATIPVEFTNVWTEYSSEISIPDGIQALYFTYTGNGRASLASFRLE